A genomic region of Chlorobaculum parvum NCIB 8327 contains the following coding sequences:
- a CDS encoding M20 metallopeptidase family protein has translation MQNDELSILATRVREAAQRLYPDIAAVRRHLHMHPELSYQEFRTTAFIKEYLAKLGIEPEPQLLETGVVAVLRGTGAPESKERKTVALRADIDALPLQEENSHDFCSTEAGCMHACGHDMHTAMLLGAASVLSDMKDELNGDVLLIFQPAEEKAPGGAKPMIDAGLLKRYQPSAIFAQHCFSSVQSGSVAMCKGGFMAAADELYITVHGQGGHASSPHKTRDPILASAHIITALQHLVSRVAPPHEPAVLSIASINGGHATNIIPGKVTMQGTMRTMNEELRSLLHERFEKTVKQVAEAFEVEADVEIRFGYPVLYNDPDMTDLAWEAAKEYLGDENVHPSAPLMTAEDFAYYLRECPGSFWQLGTGLADDKPGNLLHSPTFNPDEHSLETGVGMMSYLALRYLR, from the coding sequence ATGCAGAATGATGAATTGAGCATCCTTGCCACGAGGGTCAGAGAGGCTGCGCAACGGTTGTATCCGGATATAGCTGCGGTGCGTCGGCATCTGCACATGCACCCGGAACTTTCGTACCAGGAGTTTCGCACCACAGCCTTCATCAAGGAGTATCTTGCCAAACTCGGCATCGAGCCCGAGCCTCAGCTTCTCGAAACGGGCGTCGTTGCCGTGCTGCGTGGAACGGGCGCTCCAGAGTCCAAAGAGCGCAAAACGGTCGCGCTGCGGGCGGACATCGATGCCCTTCCGCTTCAGGAGGAGAACTCGCACGACTTCTGCTCGACTGAAGCGGGATGCATGCATGCCTGCGGTCACGATATGCACACGGCGATGCTGCTCGGTGCGGCATCTGTGCTCAGCGATATGAAGGATGAACTGAACGGCGATGTGCTGCTGATTTTCCAGCCAGCCGAAGAGAAAGCGCCGGGCGGCGCGAAGCCGATGATCGATGCCGGTCTGCTGAAACGTTACCAGCCGTCAGCCATTTTTGCCCAGCACTGCTTTTCCAGCGTTCAGAGCGGCTCGGTCGCCATGTGCAAGGGCGGCTTCATGGCTGCCGCTGACGAGCTGTACATCACCGTGCACGGGCAGGGAGGCCACGCCTCGTCGCCGCACAAGACCCGAGACCCGATTCTTGCCTCAGCCCACATCATCACGGCGCTCCAGCATCTGGTTAGCCGCGTGGCGCCGCCGCACGAACCCGCAGTGCTCTCGATCGCCTCAATCAACGGCGGCCACGCCACCAACATCATTCCCGGCAAGGTGACGATGCAGGGCACCATGCGAACCATGAATGAAGAGCTTCGTTCGCTTCTGCACGAGCGCTTCGAGAAGACGGTCAAACAGGTGGCCGAAGCGTTCGAGGTCGAAGCCGACGTCGAAATACGGTTCGGCTATCCGGTGCTCTACAACGATCCCGATATGACCGATCTGGCCTGGGAAGCCGCCAAGGAGTATCTCGGCGACGAAAACGTGCACCCCTCCGCGCCGCTCATGACCGCCGAGGATTTCGCTTACTACCTGCGAGAATGTCCGGGAAGTTTCTGGCAGCTCGGCACCGGTCTTGCTGATGACAAGCCGGGGAATCTGCTGCATTCACCGACCTTTAATCCCGACGAGCACTCACTCGAAACCGGCGTTGGCATGATGAGCTATCTTGCCTTGCGTTACTTGCGGTAA
- a CDS encoding class II fructose-bisphosphate aldolase has translation MSKITSYKELGLVNSRDLFAKAVSGGYAIPAYNFNNLEQLQAIIMACAETSSPVILQVSKGARNYANQTLLRHLAAGAVEYAAELGCAVPIVLHLDHGDSFELCKDCIETGFSSVMIDGSHLSYDENVKLTRKVVEFAHQHDVTVEGELGVLAGIEDDVHAAEHTYTEPDQVEDFVGKTGVDSLAIAIGTSHGAFKFKPGEDHKIRLDILAEIEKRIPGFPIVLHGASSVPQDLVQMINAHGGKLKDAVGIGEDQLREAARSAVCKINIDSDGRLAMTAAVRKVLDEKPEEFDPRKYLGPAREALKELYKHKIINVLGSNGKA, from the coding sequence ATGTCGAAAATCACCAGTTACAAAGAGCTGGGGCTCGTTAACAGTCGTGATCTTTTTGCCAAGGCGGTCAGCGGCGGCTATGCCATTCCTGCCTACAACTTCAACAATCTCGAACAGCTGCAGGCAATCATCATGGCTTGCGCGGAAACCTCCTCGCCGGTCATCCTGCAGGTATCGAAAGGCGCCCGGAACTATGCGAACCAGACCCTCCTGCGCCATCTGGCTGCCGGTGCTGTTGAATATGCCGCTGAACTCGGTTGCGCCGTTCCGATTGTGCTGCACCTCGACCACGGCGACAGCTTCGAGCTTTGCAAGGACTGCATCGAAACCGGCTTTTCATCGGTGATGATCGACGGCTCTCACCTGAGCTACGACGAAAACGTGAAACTGACCCGCAAGGTCGTGGAGTTTGCGCACCAGCATGATGTCACCGTCGAGGGCGAACTCGGCGTGCTGGCCGGCATCGAAGACGATGTGCATGCCGCCGAGCACACCTACACGGAGCCCGACCAGGTCGAGGACTTCGTCGGCAAAACCGGCGTGGACAGCCTGGCCATCGCCATCGGCACCTCGCACGGCGCGTTCAAGTTCAAACCGGGTGAAGATCATAAAATCAGGCTCGACATTCTCGCTGAGATCGAGAAGCGCATTCCCGGCTTCCCCATCGTGCTGCACGGCGCTTCGTCGGTACCGCAGGATCTGGTGCAGATGATCAACGCCCACGGCGGCAAGCTCAAGGACGCGGTCGGCATCGGCGAAGATCAGCTCCGCGAAGCAGCGCGCTCGGCAGTCTGCAAGATCAACATCGACTCCGACGGTCGCCTGGCAATGACTGCTGCCGTGCGCAAGGTGCTCGACGAAAAGCCGGAAGAGTTCGATCCTCGCAAATATCTCGGACCGGCTCGCGAAGCCCTCAAAGAGCTCTACAAGCACAAAATTATCAACGTGCTCGGTTCGAACGGCAAAGCGTAA
- a CDS encoding carboxy terminal-processing peptidase: MSWGQSQAVPAKAAAPPALLAPTPEQMEASRHLAQYLIQNHYRKVPLNDSLSQQIFDRFLDNIDNNRSYFTASDVERLRKEYGNRLDDDFITGNPEGGFAIYNQFLKRARQKMAFMMKALKTSTFDFTKPETLELERSKTAPWSVDLAALQDQWRKELKYQYLNMKFTGEKGKSIKSALEKSFRNRLNLFNQQKPEDAFVAYMNAVTTSFDPHTDYFSPDMYENFQIDMSRSLEGIGAKLQMENEYTVVNEIIPGGPAFKGNQLKKGDQIIGVGQGENGEIIDVVGWRINDVVKKIRGPKGTVVRLKVLPASQANKGPARIIRIVRAKVDLQEQAAQKKIIIEKGKKIGVIVLPSFYLDFEGERQNKTNYTSTTRDVIKILNELNAAKVDGIILDLRDNGGGSLEEAVNVTGLFVGQGPVVQVSNALGGKMVLKDEEYPALYTGPLVVLVNRYSASASEIFAAAIQDYGRGVIVGDRTFGKGTVQSIVSIKRPFSMFTNQPDLGQLKLTVAKFYRISGGSTQHIGVLPDIVLPSMIDPEVVGEDTYTSSLPWTTISRADYTPVGSVSRADISMLKSEFKARAAKDSQYQAYLADLATLNRIRNKKSVSLQEKNFETESKTLKQIQDRWGDENLETGKKKKTDFIIQETAGIMDDLIDLKAQETDAPMLQKPAAQLIKAMPLGKK, encoded by the coding sequence ATGTCATGGGGTCAATCACAGGCAGTTCCAGCGAAAGCCGCCGCACCGCCAGCCTTGCTCGCACCGACTCCTGAACAGATGGAGGCCTCGCGCCATCTGGCCCAGTATCTTATCCAGAACCATTACCGGAAAGTTCCGCTGAACGATTCGCTTTCCCAGCAGATCTTCGACCGCTTCCTGGATAATATCGACAACAACCGGAGCTACTTTACGGCCTCAGACGTCGAAAGACTCAGAAAGGAGTACGGCAACCGCCTCGACGACGATTTCATAACCGGTAATCCGGAGGGCGGGTTCGCCATCTACAATCAGTTCCTGAAACGGGCTCGTCAGAAGATGGCGTTCATGATGAAGGCGCTCAAAACTTCGACATTCGATTTCACCAAGCCCGAAACGCTTGAACTCGAACGAAGCAAAACCGCTCCCTGGTCGGTTGATCTTGCCGCCCTGCAGGATCAGTGGCGTAAAGAGTTGAAGTATCAGTACCTGAACATGAAGTTCACCGGCGAAAAGGGAAAAAGCATCAAGAGCGCGCTTGAAAAGAGTTTCCGGAACCGCCTGAACCTCTTCAACCAGCAGAAGCCCGAAGACGCTTTCGTGGCCTACATGAATGCCGTGACCACCTCGTTCGATCCCCATACGGACTATTTCTCGCCCGATATGTATGAGAACTTTCAGATCGACATGAGCCGCTCGCTCGAAGGTATCGGAGCGAAGTTGCAGATGGAGAACGAATACACGGTGGTGAATGAAATCATTCCCGGCGGGCCGGCTTTCAAGGGCAACCAGCTCAAGAAAGGGGATCAGATTATCGGCGTCGGTCAGGGCGAGAATGGTGAAATTATCGATGTGGTCGGATGGCGGATCAACGACGTGGTCAAAAAAATCAGGGGTCCCAAAGGAACCGTGGTGCGGCTCAAGGTGCTTCCGGCCAGCCAGGCCAACAAGGGGCCGGCCCGCATCATCAGGATTGTCAGAGCCAAAGTCGATCTGCAGGAGCAGGCAGCCCAGAAGAAGATTATCATCGAAAAAGGTAAAAAGATCGGCGTGATCGTGCTGCCCTCGTTCTATCTCGATTTCGAAGGTGAACGACAGAATAAAACGAATTACACCAGCACCACACGCGATGTCATCAAGATTCTTAATGAGCTGAACGCTGCGAAGGTGGATGGTATTATTCTCGACCTGCGTGATAATGGCGGGGGTTCGCTCGAAGAGGCGGTCAACGTGACCGGCCTGTTCGTTGGACAGGGCCCGGTCGTGCAGGTCAGCAACGCTCTTGGCGGCAAGATGGTGCTCAAGGACGAAGAGTATCCGGCATTGTACACCGGGCCGCTTGTTGTGCTGGTCAACCGCTACAGCGCTTCGGCTTCGGAAATTTTTGCCGCAGCCATTCAGGATTACGGACGTGGCGTCATTGTCGGCGATCGCACGTTCGGCAAGGGCACCGTGCAGAGCATCGTATCGATCAAGCGCCCCTTCAGCATGTTCACGAACCAGCCCGATCTTGGCCAGCTCAAGCTGACCGTGGCAAAGTTCTACCGCATCTCTGGCGGAAGCACCCAGCATATCGGCGTGTTGCCCGACATCGTGCTGCCCTCGATGATCGATCCGGAGGTTGTCGGCGAAGATACCTACACCAGCAGTCTGCCCTGGACAACCATTTCAAGGGCGGACTACACTCCGGTCGGTTCGGTCAGCCGCGCCGATATTTCGATGTTGAAAAGCGAGTTCAAAGCGCGGGCTGCAAAGGATAGTCAATACCAGGCCTACCTTGCCGATCTGGCAACCCTGAACCGTATCAGAAACAAGAAGAGCGTCTCGCTTCAGGAAAAGAACTTCGAGACGGAGAGCAAGACCCTGAAGCAGATTCAGGATCGCTGGGGTGACGAGAATCTTGAAACCGGCAAGAAAAAGAAAACCGACTTTATCATTCAGGAAACCGCCGGTATCATGGATGATCTGATTGACCTCAAAGCTCAGGAGACAGATGCGCCGATGCTTCAGAAACCGGCAGCACAGCTCATCAAGGCTATGCCGCTAGGGAAGAAATGA
- the argH gene encoding argininosuccinate lyase — MSDQSKQKELLWQSRFSEPFDREALQFSSSVHVDGLLYREDIQGSIAHATMLGEEGIISAGESEQIVEGLKAVEKEIESGELVPVWEDEDIHTVIENRLKELIGPAAGKLHSGRSRNDQVATDTRLYLRRNIDRLVGLLEAMQSTLLDKAERYKSTIMFGYTHLQRAQPMSAGHYYMAWHSMFGRDAERLADLRKRANISPLGAAAFAGSTLPLNPARSAELLEFDGVFANSIDAVSDRDLVIEFVSACSMIMMHLSRFSEDVILWTSAEFNYLSISDAFATGSSIMPQKKNADIAELVRGKTGRVYGNLMNLLTIMKGLPLSYNRDMQEDKPPLFDTAETTASSLSVFRRMIEKTWLNEERLAKLTAEDLSLATEIAEYLVKKQIPFRDAHRITGKIVAYAIEKSKTLPTISLDEYRTFSESFDEGIYDDLKPDASVNSKKTAGSCSFKSVEEQIARARKNS; from the coding sequence ATGTCCGACCAGTCAAAACAGAAGGAACTCTTGTGGCAGAGCCGTTTTTCGGAACCGTTTGACCGGGAGGCTTTGCAGTTCTCCTCGTCCGTTCATGTGGACGGATTGCTCTACCGTGAAGATATTCAGGGTTCGATCGCCCATGCGACGATGCTTGGCGAGGAAGGGATCATCTCTGCCGGAGAGTCTGAACAGATTGTCGAAGGTCTCAAGGCTGTCGAAAAGGAGATCGAGTCGGGCGAGCTGGTACCGGTGTGGGAGGACGAGGATATTCACACCGTGATCGAGAACCGGCTGAAGGAGCTGATCGGCCCGGCGGCCGGCAAACTGCATTCGGGGCGCAGCCGCAACGACCAGGTGGCGACCGACACGCGCCTTTACCTGCGCCGGAACATCGACCGGCTGGTCGGCCTGCTCGAAGCGATGCAATCGACGCTGCTCGACAAGGCGGAGCGGTACAAGAGCACGATCATGTTCGGCTACACCCACCTGCAACGCGCCCAGCCGATGTCCGCCGGGCACTACTACATGGCGTGGCACTCGATGTTTGGCCGCGACGCCGAGCGGCTCGCCGACCTGCGCAAGCGGGCGAATATCTCGCCGCTCGGCGCGGCGGCCTTTGCGGGCAGCACGTTGCCGCTGAACCCCGCGCGCTCGGCGGAGCTGCTTGAGTTCGACGGCGTGTTCGCCAACAGCATCGATGCGGTGAGCGACCGCGACCTGGTGATCGAGTTCGTCTCGGCCTGCTCGATGATTATGATGCACCTGTCGCGCTTCTCGGAGGATGTGATTCTCTGGACATCGGCGGAGTTCAACTACCTGTCAATCAGCGACGCCTTCGCGACCGGGTCGTCGATCATGCCGCAGAAGAAGAACGCCGACATCGCCGAGCTGGTGCGTGGCAAGACGGGTCGGGTTTATGGTAATTTGATGAACCTGCTGACGATCATGAAAGGGTTGCCGCTCTCCTACAACCGCGACATGCAGGAAGACAAACCGCCGCTGTTCGACACCGCCGAAACCACAGCGTCGAGCCTGTCGGTGTTCCGCCGGATGATCGAAAAAACCTGGCTCAACGAGGAGCGCCTCGCAAAGCTCACCGCCGAGGATCTGAGCCTCGCGACAGAAATCGCCGAATACCTGGTCAAAAAGCAGATCCCCTTCCGTGACGCTCACCGCATCACCGGAAAAATCGTGGCCTACGCTATCGAAAAGAGCAAGACCCTGCCGACCATTTCGCTCGACGAGTATCGCACCTTCTCCGAATCGTTCGACGAAGGCATCTATGATGACCTCAAACCCGACGCCAGCGTCAACTCCAAGAAAACCGCTGGCAGTTGCTCGTTCAAGTCCGTCGAAGAGCAGATCGCCAGAGCAAGGAAGAATAGTTGA
- a CDS encoding argininosuccinate synthase, whose amino-acid sequence MSKEKIAVAYSGGLDTSVMIKWLKDKYEGAEIVAVTGNLGQKMEVDNLEPKALATGAASFHFVDLRKTFVEDCIWKALKAGALYEDVYPLATALGRPILAKALVDVALAEGCTMLTHGCTGKGNDQVRFEVTFASLAPHMKVVAPLREWEFTSREQEITYALEHNIPVSATKKNPYSIDENIWGISIECGVLEDPMVPPPADAYQITTSPEEAPDKPTVVDIDFVEGIPVALDGQQMEGLDLIVKLNELGAMNGVGRLDMIENRVVGIKSREIYEAPAATILHFAHRELERLTLEKSVFQYKRNIGQDYANIIYNGTWFSPMREALDAFVDVTQKPVTGMVRLKLYKGNVTLLGRTSPNSLYNEELATYTEADTFNHKAAEGFIQLYGLGLKTYSEVNLGK is encoded by the coding sequence ATGAGCAAGGAAAAAATTGCGGTCGCCTACTCCGGCGGCCTCGACACGTCAGTCATGATCAAGTGGCTGAAGGATAAATATGAAGGCGCAGAAATCGTGGCAGTCACGGGCAACCTCGGCCAGAAGATGGAGGTCGATAACCTCGAACCGAAAGCACTCGCCACCGGCGCGGCGTCGTTCCACTTCGTCGATCTGCGCAAAACGTTCGTCGAAGATTGCATCTGGAAAGCACTGAAAGCCGGTGCGCTTTACGAGGACGTGTACCCGCTCGCCACGGCGCTCGGACGTCCGATCCTCGCCAAGGCGCTGGTCGATGTGGCGCTCGCCGAAGGATGCACCATGCTCACCCACGGCTGCACCGGCAAGGGCAACGACCAGGTTCGTTTCGAGGTGACCTTCGCCTCACTCGCCCCGCACATGAAGGTGGTCGCCCCGCTGCGCGAGTGGGAGTTCACCTCGCGCGAGCAGGAGATCACCTACGCGCTGGAGCACAACATCCCGGTTTCGGCAACCAAGAAAAATCCCTACTCGATCGACGAGAACATCTGGGGCATCAGCATCGAGTGCGGCGTGCTCGAAGACCCGATGGTGCCGCCGCCCGCCGACGCCTACCAGATCACCACCTCGCCCGAAGAGGCTCCCGACAAGCCGACCGTGGTTGACATCGACTTCGTCGAAGGTATCCCGGTGGCGCTCGACGGCCAGCAGATGGAGGGCCTCGACCTCATCGTCAAGCTCAACGAACTCGGCGCGATGAACGGCGTCGGCAGGCTCGATATGATCGAGAACCGTGTGGTCGGCATCAAGTCACGCGAGATTTATGAAGCTCCGGCAGCCACCATCCTGCACTTCGCCCACCGCGAACTCGAACGCCTCACGCTTGAAAAAAGCGTCTTCCAGTACAAGCGGAACATCGGTCAGGACTATGCCAACATCATCTACAACGGCACCTGGTTCTCCCCGATGCGCGAAGCTCTCGACGCCTTCGTTGACGTCACGCAGAAACCGGTCACCGGCATGGTCAGGCTCAAGCTCTACAAGGGTAACGTCACCCTGCTCGGTCGCACCTCGCCGAACTCGCTCTACAACGAAGAGCTGGCCACCTACACCGAAGCCGACACCTTCAACCACAAAGCAGCCGAAGGCTTCATCCAGCTTTATGGCCTCGGATTGAAGACCTACAGCGAGGTGAATCTGGGGAAATGA
- a CDS encoding arginine repressor: protein MNKALRQKKIRELVENNDVSGQQELLGMLEKEGFSVAQPTLSRDFAEMGIVRNRTADGGYRLSVPEEPQEDILRGLVGMEVLSITANETSIIINTLPGRAHGVGSFLDRINSPEILGTIAGDDTVLVIPATIRKISSVKSYIQKILSQP from the coding sequence ATGAACAAGGCGCTCAGGCAGAAAAAGATCAGAGAGCTGGTCGAAAACAACGACGTATCCGGCCAGCAGGAGTTGCTCGGAATGCTTGAAAAGGAGGGCTTTTCCGTCGCCCAGCCTACACTTTCGCGCGACTTCGCCGAAATGGGCATCGTCCGCAACCGCACCGCCGACGGTGGCTACCGGCTCTCAGTGCCCGAAGAGCCCCAGGAGGACATTCTTCGCGGGCTTGTCGGCATGGAGGTGCTCTCGATCACAGCCAACGAAACCTCGATCATCATCAACACCCTGCCCGGTCGCGCTCACGGCGTCGGATCGTTCCTCGACCGCATAAACAGCCCCGAAATCCTCGGCACCATCGCCGGGGACGATACGGTGCTCGTAATTCCTGCAACCATCAGGAAAATTTCGTCCGTCAAATCCTATATTCAGAAAATTCTCTCACAACCATAA
- the argF gene encoding ornithine carbamoyltransferase, translating into MSKQQTGTKKRDFLGFTGLDAEKIIELFDYSLHIKQQREANRQTAEFRPIRHKTVAMIFNKPSLRTRVSFELGVYELGGHAISLEGKSIGVGERESVEDIARLLSRYNDAIVARLHEHEIIETLAAHASIPVINALTDLSHPCQILADAFTLYEKGLWRDDIKVVFVGDGNNVANSWIELAGILPFHFVLTCPEGYLPDETLLKQARANAKSVIEIVHDPMEAAKDADVLYTDVWTSMGQEDEMAERLKTFEPYQINSKMMAEAKSSAVVMHCMPAHRGQEISAEVMDGPQSIIIDEAENRLHVQKALMVKLMNHDVYRKFHLTHRLNRAASQLKA; encoded by the coding sequence ATGAGCAAACAACAGACCGGAACCAAAAAACGCGACTTTCTCGGATTCACGGGACTCGATGCCGAAAAGATCATCGAACTGTTCGACTACTCGCTCCACATCAAGCAACAGCGTGAAGCCAACCGCCAGACTGCCGAGTTCCGCCCGATCCGCCACAAAACCGTGGCCATGATCTTCAACAAGCCATCGCTGCGCACGCGGGTTTCGTTCGAGCTGGGCGTCTATGAACTCGGTGGCCACGCCATCAGCCTCGAAGGCAAATCCATCGGCGTCGGCGAACGTGAATCGGTCGAGGATATCGCCCGTCTGCTGTCGCGCTACAACGACGCGATTGTGGCCCGCCTGCACGAGCACGAAATCATCGAGACACTCGCCGCGCACGCAAGCATTCCGGTCATCAACGCGCTCACCGATCTGTCACACCCGTGCCAGATTCTGGCCGACGCCTTCACGCTTTACGAAAAAGGGCTGTGGCGCGACGACATCAAGGTGGTCTTCGTTGGCGACGGCAACAACGTGGCGAATTCGTGGATCGAGCTTGCCGGAATCCTCCCGTTCCACTTCGTGCTCACCTGCCCCGAAGGCTATCTGCCGGACGAAACGCTGCTGAAGCAGGCGCGCGCAAACGCAAAAAGCGTCATCGAAATCGTGCACGACCCGATGGAAGCTGCCAAAGACGCCGACGTGCTCTACACCGACGTCTGGACGAGCATGGGCCAGGAGGATGAGATGGCCGAGCGTTTGAAGACTTTCGAGCCCTACCAGATCAACTCGAAGATGATGGCTGAAGCCAAATCGTCTGCTGTGGTGATGCACTGTATGCCCGCCCATCGCGGCCAGGAGATCAGCGCCGAAGTGATGGACGGCCCGCAGTCGATCATCATCGACGAGGCCGAAAACCGCCTGCACGTGCAGAAAGCGCTCATGGTGAAACTGATGAACCACGACGTCTATCGCAAGTTCCACCTGACGCACCGCCTGAACCGCGCGGCCAGCCAGCTCAAAGCCTGA
- the argB gene encoding acetylglutamate kinase: protein MEKMCSEFRPDGKRPQPVIGHVLVEALPYIRQFEGKTFVIKYGGAAMKDEVLKNIFAENVTLLRKVGIKVVIVHGGGDAITKTSDKMGLETTFVHGKRVTDLETINVVQMTLAGKVNQDIVQLINEDGGNAVGVSGLDADMIRAVPAANAETLGLVGQVAEINTRYIDLLTDAGLIPVIAPIGYDMESNVYNINADDAAAAIAVALKAEKLIYISDVEGVRVGDRILKTICKADAAEFIERGVITGGMIPKVVSAYQTLDGGVGKVHLIDGQITHALLLEVFTNEGVGTQFVVETEKEILS, encoded by the coding sequence ATGGAAAAAATGTGCAGTGAATTCCGCCCCGACGGCAAACGTCCCCAGCCGGTGATCGGCCACGTGCTTGTCGAGGCGCTGCCCTATATCAGACAGTTCGAGGGCAAAACTTTCGTCATCAAGTACGGCGGCGCGGCCATGAAAGACGAGGTGCTCAAGAACATCTTCGCCGAAAACGTTACTCTGTTACGCAAAGTCGGCATCAAGGTGGTGATCGTGCACGGCGGGGGCGATGCCATTACCAAGACCTCCGACAAGATGGGGCTGGAAACCACCTTCGTGCACGGCAAGCGCGTCACCGACCTCGAAACCATCAACGTGGTGCAGATGACGCTGGCCGGTAAGGTGAACCAGGACATCGTGCAGCTCATCAACGAGGATGGCGGCAACGCAGTCGGCGTCAGCGGCCTCGACGCCGACATGATCCGCGCCGTGCCAGCCGCCAATGCAGAGACGCTGGGGCTGGTGGGCCAGGTCGCTGAAATCAACACGCGCTACATCGACCTGCTCACCGATGCCGGACTGATTCCAGTGATCGCCCCCATCGGCTACGACATGGAGAGCAACGTCTACAACATCAACGCCGACGACGCGGCCGCAGCCATCGCCGTAGCGCTCAAGGCTGAAAAGCTGATCTACATCAGCGACGTCGAAGGCGTCCGGGTCGGCGACCGCATCCTGAAAACGATCTGCAAAGCTGACGCCGCAGAGTTCATCGAGCGCGGCGTCATCACTGGAGGCATGATTCCGAAGGTGGTTTCGGCCTACCAGACGCTTGACGGAGGGGTCGGCAAAGTTCATCTCATCGACGGGCAGATTACCCATGCCCTGCTGCTCGAAGTCTTTACCAATGAAGGCGTCGGCACGCAGTTCGTCGTCGAAACCGAAAAAGAAATTCTATCATGA
- the argJ gene encoding bifunctional glutamate N-acetyltransferase/amino-acid acetyltransferase ArgJ, translating to MEPFDKSITAVKRLAARTVWPQGVMPVIADPASGDTFWPEGFTLSGINCGIKPTRKDLMLLLCDQLASTASVFTTNLCCAAPVELSKAALSASNGKMRAVICNSGNANAATGAEGMKNAQRMAEATAAAFGVDAGEVLVASTGVIGQTLPVDKIDAAMPALKAASGTANWAEAAEAIMTTDTFPKAFAVDVKLSSGTTRIAGIAKGSGMICPNMATMLAFLGTDVSIEPALLQELLSAANMVSFNAITVDGDTSTNDMAAIMASGKGPEVLRGTEDAKLFGEALRSVMTMLAQLIIVDGEGATKFVELRVTGAKSDAEARMAAMTVANSPLVKTAIHGEDANWGRIIAAAGRSGASFIQEELSVYFDDEPILKPGLDANFSEERAKEVMQQKEFTITLSLGNGPGAATVWTCDLSHGYIEINGSYRS from the coding sequence GTGGAACCATTCGATAAATCGATTACCGCTGTCAAACGCCTCGCCGCCAGAACCGTCTGGCCGCAGGGGGTGATGCCGGTTATTGCCGATCCCGCATCGGGCGATACATTCTGGCCTGAAGGCTTCACGCTCTCGGGCATCAACTGCGGAATCAAGCCGACGCGCAAGGATCTGATGCTGCTGCTTTGCGACCAGCTCGCCAGCACCGCCTCGGTATTTACGACAAACCTTTGCTGCGCGGCTCCGGTCGAGCTGTCGAAAGCTGCGCTGTCGGCCTCAAACGGCAAAATGCGTGCGGTCATCTGCAACAGCGGCAACGCCAACGCTGCCACGGGCGCCGAGGGCATGAAGAACGCACAACGCATGGCTGAAGCCACGGCTGCCGCGTTCGGCGTCGATGCGGGCGAAGTACTTGTCGCCTCAACGGGCGTGATCGGGCAGACGCTGCCGGTCGACAAAATCGACGCAGCCATGCCAGCGCTGAAAGCCGCTTCCGGCACCGCGAACTGGGCTGAGGCCGCCGAAGCGATCATGACCACCGACACCTTCCCGAAGGCCTTCGCGGTTGACGTGAAGCTCTCGAGCGGCACTACTCGCATCGCGGGCATCGCCAAAGGTTCGGGGATGATCTGCCCGAATATGGCGACGATGCTCGCCTTCCTCGGCACCGATGTGTCGATTGAACCGGCGCTGTTGCAGGAGCTGCTCTCGGCGGCCAACATGGTGAGCTTCAACGCCATCACGGTTGACGGCGACACCAGCACCAACGACATGGCAGCCATCATGGCGAGCGGCAAAGGGCCGGAGGTATTGCGCGGCACGGAGGATGCCAAGCTCTTTGGCGAGGCGCTGCGCTCGGTAATGACCATGCTCGCCCAGCTCATCATCGTCGATGGCGAGGGAGCGACCAAGTTCGTCGAACTGCGCGTCACCGGCGCGAAAAGCGATGCCGAGGCTCGCATGGCGGCGATGACCGTGGCCAACTCCCCGCTCGTCAAAACGGCCATCCACGGTGAGGACGCCAACTGGGGCCGCATCATTGCAGCGGCAGGACGCTCGGGCGCCTCATTCATTCAGGAGGAGCTGTCGGTTTATTTCGACGACGAACCGATTCTCAAACCGGGCCTCGACGCCAACTTCTCCGAAGAGCGGGCCAAAGAGGTCATGCAGCAGAAAGAGTTCACCATCACGCTTTCGCTCGGCAACGGTCCGGGCGCAGCCACCGTCTGGACCTGCGACCTGAGCCACGGTTATATCGAAATCAACGGCAGCTATCGGAGTTGA